A genomic segment from Pseudanabaena sp. BC1403 encodes:
- the rpmF gene encoding 50S ribosomal protein L32: MAVPKKKTSKSKRDSRKAVWKRKAAVHAQKAISLGKSILSGKNDGFVYPMAEEAETEE, encoded by the coding sequence ATGGCAGTACCCAAGAAGAAAACTTCTAAATCTAAGAGAGATAGCCGCAAAGCTGTATGGAAACGGAAAGCCGCAGTTCATGCTCAAAAAGCTATTTCTTTAGGTAAGTCCATCCTCTCAGGCAAAAATGATGGTTTTGTCTATCCAATGGCTGAAGAGGCTGAAACAGAA
- a CDS encoding SagB/ThcOx family dehydrogenase, translating into MPEARFSFAEHYHERTKYSPATLASKSQGLDWSTQPSPYKDYKIGTVYDLKPYLTEEIQSDRDGLLASRWRRLSRLLFCSYGLTARVPTVTGDAFYLRSAPSAGGLYPAELYLISAGTPLLSAGIYNYQVRTHSLIHFWQDNNVWPSLQQACFGHHALQNTRMAIAITAVFHRSAWRYQDRAYRRIFLDTGHLLGNIELASSIEDYQSSLIGGFADAAVNELLFLDKEVEGAIAIVPILDLQDEERIGRGQESREPMQRSLNISRGIMTALPSATVISYPKLPDGQLLEYLHRSTQISEQPNMQKLLEQIDGQKSDDIEQIPEQDLDKYNFPFCTKVSTKTESIHWGDDLEMLENTILQRRSTREYSGAKLELAELKAILDFTYQPQHYTDQGIDGNPDYFDLSLIETFVAVTGVAGLEEGCYYYAPKSQELRQIRFKNFRDELHYLCLGQDLGRDAGAVIFHTADLQKAVAKYGDRVYRYLHMDAGHLGQRLNLAAIGLGVGVSGIAGFFDDLVNEVLGIPSDEAVLYITTLGRHR; encoded by the coding sequence ATGCCCGAAGCCAGATTTTCCTTCGCCGAACATTATCATGAACGGACTAAGTATTCGCCTGCAACCCTTGCTAGCAAGAGTCAGGGGCTAGATTGGAGTACCCAGCCATCACCTTATAAGGATTATAAAATCGGCACGGTTTATGATCTAAAGCCTTATCTAACTGAAGAAATTCAGTCCGATCGCGATGGGTTACTAGCGAGTCGTTGGCGGCGGCTATCGCGGCTGCTATTTTGCAGCTATGGATTGACGGCTCGCGTGCCGACAGTAACAGGTGATGCCTTTTACTTGAGATCAGCTCCTTCGGCTGGTGGATTATATCCAGCAGAGTTGTATCTGATCTCAGCAGGGACACCGCTTTTGTCCGCAGGAATCTATAACTATCAAGTCCGCACCCATAGCTTGATCCATTTTTGGCAAGACAATAATGTTTGGCCTAGTTTGCAACAGGCTTGTTTCGGTCACCATGCCTTACAAAATACCCGCATGGCGATCGCCATTACCGCAGTATTTCACCGATCAGCATGGCGCTATCAAGATCGGGCTTATCGCCGAATTTTTCTGGATACGGGGCATCTGCTCGGAAATATTGAGCTTGCTAGCTCAATTGAGGATTATCAATCATCACTAATTGGCGGCTTTGCCGATGCAGCCGTAAATGAGCTGTTGTTTTTGGATAAGGAGGTTGAAGGGGCGATCGCGATCGTGCCAATCCTCGACCTGCAAGATGAAGAGCGCATTGGCAGAGGTCAGGAATCGCGAGAACCAATGCAGCGATCGCTCAATATTTCTAGAGGAATTATGACAGCCCTGCCATCAGCAACTGTCATCAGTTATCCTAAGCTACCTGATGGTCAGCTTTTAGAATATCTACACCGATCTACTCAAATTTCTGAACAGCCAAATATGCAGAAGCTTTTAGAGCAGATAGATGGCCAAAAATCAGATGATATCGAACAAATTCCTGAACAAGATCTCGATAAGTACAACTTTCCTTTTTGCACAAAAGTCAGTACTAAAACTGAAAGTATTCACTGGGGCGATGATCTGGAAATGCTAGAGAATACAATCTTGCAACGGCGATCAACCCGTGAATATAGCGGCGCGAAGTTAGAACTAGCCGAGCTCAAAGCAATTCTTGACTTTACCTATCAGCCGCAACACTATACCGATCAGGGTATTGATGGTAATCCTGACTATTTCGATCTGAGTCTCATTGAAACCTTCGTCGCCGTAACAGGCGTAGCTGGATTGGAAGAAGGATGCTATTACTACGCTCCCAAATCACAAGAGCTACGCCAAATTCGCTTTAAAAACTTCCGCGATGAATTGCATTATCTCTGCCTCGGTCAAGACCTTGGACGCGATGCAGGAGCCGTCATTTTCCATACTGCCGATCTTCAAAAAGCTGTGGCCAAATATGGCGATCGCGTCTATCGTTATTTACATATGGATGCAGGACATCTAGGGCAACGCCTAAATCTGGCTGCGATCGGCTTAGGTGTTGGGGTAAGCGGCATAGCAGGATTTTTTGACGATCTTGTTAATGAAGTTCTTGGCATTCCCAGTGATGAAGCCGTTTTATACATCACAACCCTCGGCAGACATCGTTAG
- a CDS encoding glycosyltransferase family 4 protein: MKICIVTPYVIKSDGQGRANYEIVLEAIRCNHQVSLVTRKIEPDLCDNPLIEFVSLTVDKFPTELLRGIIFAQKSARWLQSHRHKFDVVLACGAVTDAASDVNVIHFVHSSWLRSPSHTWKIHHNLYGAYQWLFTALNAYWEKRSLLKTKVVVAVSDNIKCELSEIGVSRDRIRVIYNGVDLDEFTPLSSDRSQFGLPDKVCLAMFAGDIRTNRKNLDTVLKSLVNIPNLHLAVVGNTERSPYPELSKQLGISDRVYFLGYRRDVAKIMQAVDFFVFPSRYEPFGMVVSEAMATGLPVITTAVSGVASIITTECGIVLADPEDGKALTDALMKLTNDVDLRVNMGKSARTVAEQHSWRVKSEQYIHLLEEFC; the protein is encoded by the coding sequence ATGAAAATATGCATAGTTACGCCTTATGTGATTAAAAGTGACGGTCAAGGTCGAGCCAATTATGAAATTGTTTTGGAAGCTATTCGTTGCAATCATCAGGTTAGTCTAGTAACAAGAAAAATAGAACCTGATTTATGTGATAACCCTCTTATTGAATTCGTTAGTTTAACTGTTGACAAATTTCCTACGGAGTTATTACGAGGAATAATATTCGCCCAAAAAAGCGCTAGATGGTTACAATCTCATCGCCATAAATTTGATGTCGTTTTAGCTTGTGGTGCAGTGACAGACGCTGCAAGCGATGTAAATGTAATCCATTTTGTGCATAGTTCTTGGTTGAGATCGCCTTCCCATACTTGGAAAATTCATCACAATCTCTATGGTGCTTATCAGTGGCTATTTACAGCTTTAAATGCTTATTGGGAAAAGAGGTCTTTACTGAAAACTAAAGTAGTGGTGGCTGTCTCCGACAATATCAAGTGCGAATTAAGTGAAATTGGTGTTTCTAGGGATCGCATTCGGGTAATTTATAATGGTGTAGATCTTGATGAATTTACACCGCTATCTAGCGATCGCAGTCAATTTGGTCTTCCTGACAAAGTATGTTTAGCTATGTTTGCTGGGGATATTAGAACTAATCGTAAGAACTTAGATACGGTTCTTAAATCTCTGGTGAATATTCCTAATTTACACTTAGCAGTAGTAGGTAATACGGAGCGAAGCCCATACCCAGAGCTATCTAAACAACTAGGTATAAGCGATCGCGTTTATTTCTTGGGTTATCGGCGTGATGTTGCCAAAATTATGCAAGCAGTTGATTTTTTTGTCTTTCCATCACGGTATGAACCTTTTGGTATGGTCGTAAGTGAGGCCATGGCAACTGGCTTACCTGTAATTACAACAGCAGTGTCAGGCGTAGCTTCAATCATTACGACTGAATGCGGAATAGTTTTAGCGGATCCAGAAGATGGCAAAGCCTTAACAGATGCTCTGATGAAATTAACAAATGATGTTGATTTGAGAGTAAATATGGGTAAATCGGCTAGGACTGTAGCTGAGCAGCATAGCTGGAGAGTTAAGTCAGAACAATATATTCATTTATTAGAAGAGTTTTGCTAA
- a CDS encoding glucose-6-phosphate isomerase codes for MSYDPDFPHLLNPNQDSQAKSTSEAWLVLSLFGLTTILLIALGSFGSKILNILFPLGSFSVGCFLYFRHPPFYIGFVWWNIFLTPLIRRLADFRMGAFTDSSPILLAPTLVILVCLHTLYVNLPKAKQQNTLPFAIALVSIVYSYFVGLLYPSITFVKATVAFLGWITPVLFGYHLYVNWRRYPEYSQTFKRVFLWGCLIVGLYGIYQYVVAPEWDRLWLVGSGMDSSSGKPEPFGMRVWSTINSPGPFADMITSALLILFSCKSGLVVPAAGAGLLSLLLSSVRTGWLGWAGGLLFFSSSLKPKQLLRLVLTIVALALCIIPLSTMEPFATTISTRFSSLSNLQNDTSAVGRQGIYQYFFENGIFNFIGDGIGVNDTVDAGIMSLVLDLGWIGALPYTGSLLLCGVTLFKNLGKYPNDLFLRTACAVLIKSIAFFLAARVTAGIHGVIIWSFIGIGLAGQQYWNRQHNLELALIYNKQKS; via the coding sequence ATGAGTTACGATCCAGATTTTCCTCATCTTTTAAACCCTAATCAAGACTCTCAAGCTAAATCGACATCAGAAGCATGGCTTGTTCTGAGCTTGTTTGGCTTGACAACCATATTGCTAATTGCACTTGGAAGCTTTGGCAGCAAAATTTTAAATATTTTATTCCCATTGGGATCGTTTTCTGTTGGATGTTTTCTCTATTTCCGACATCCACCATTTTATATTGGCTTTGTATGGTGGAATATATTTTTAACTCCTCTAATAAGACGATTAGCAGACTTTCGCATGGGAGCCTTTACTGATTCTAGTCCAATTTTGTTAGCACCTACCTTAGTAATTTTGGTTTGTCTACATACCCTATATGTAAATTTGCCTAAAGCAAAACAGCAAAACACTTTACCATTTGCTATAGCATTAGTCAGTATTGTATACAGCTATTTTGTGGGATTACTCTATCCATCAATTACTTTTGTTAAAGCAACTGTAGCTTTTTTGGGATGGATAACGCCAGTCTTATTTGGTTACCATTTATACGTAAATTGGCGTAGATATCCTGAGTACAGTCAAACTTTTAAACGGGTTTTTTTATGGGGATGCCTGATAGTTGGGCTTTACGGAATCTATCAATATGTGGTTGCTCCTGAGTGGGACAGATTGTGGCTAGTTGGTTCTGGAATGGATTCTAGCTCTGGCAAGCCTGAGCCTTTCGGAATGCGTGTATGGAGCACGATAAATTCACCTGGACCATTCGCAGATATGATCACAAGTGCACTATTGATACTATTCAGCTGTAAAAGTGGATTGGTTGTCCCTGCCGCTGGAGCTGGGCTTCTCTCATTACTATTGAGTTCAGTACGTACTGGTTGGCTAGGTTGGGCTGGTGGATTACTTTTTTTTAGTTCTTCATTAAAACCTAAACAACTTCTTCGTTTAGTCTTAACTATTGTGGCTTTGGCATTATGCATAATCCCTTTAAGTACCATGGAGCCATTTGCTACTACTATTTCCACTCGGTTTTCCTCACTCAGTAATCTCCAAAATGATACTAGTGCTGTGGGGAGGCAGGGTATTTATCAGTATTTCTTTGAGAATGGAATTTTCAACTTTATCGGGGATGGAATTGGTGTTAATGATACTGTCGATGCTGGGATTATGTCTTTGGTATTAGACTTGGGTTGGATTGGAGCTTTACCTTATACAGGTTCACTTTTACTGTGTGGTGTAACATTGTTTAAAAATTTAGGTAAATATCCAAACGACTTGTTTCTAAGAACTGCTTGTGCAGTGCTTATTAAATCGATCGCATTCTTTCTTGCCGCTAGAGTTACGGCTGGTATTCACGGAGTTATTATTTGGAGCTTTATAGGTATTGGGTTAGCAGGGCAACAGTATTGGAATCGACAACACAATCTAGAATTAGCTCTAATTTACAATAAGCAAAAGAGTTGA
- a CDS encoding glycosyltransferase family 4 protein, which yields MKPQKIVGFLLNRVDCNDGIASHCETLIRGLKNSGWKVVLITGQVSFDDNSLKRFEALKELSEEWVVIDGFKRVFPSLAHLSKILTAVKKHKIEVFHVHGYSMLFLALVLKMLTGIRCISTFHLLKSIHLGKSLEGKDRRFQKSFLQTYLKIFSPHVFIAISSEIEQWLIQDIGIAKSKVKKVFNGIDSNYFRPPSNEEIEQTRAKLNLSNQDFVITLVGRTQWEKGHKLLIDAVNQIANSNPSYSFKCMFAGSGDQKVEIENYALSNKENCHIFMFLGYVNEPRNVYWSSDVIVLPSQAEGFPLVIVESMACGVLPIRTPAAGAYDQIEDGISGFIIPFNDLEALSSKLLQLAENPEMRSRMVETTLKLSQKFTLETMTAETIAAYEEAIT from the coding sequence GTGAAACCTCAAAAAATTGTCGGTTTTTTACTCAATCGAGTTGATTGTAATGATGGAATTGCTTCTCATTGTGAAACTCTGATCCGTGGATTGAAGAATTCTGGATGGAAAGTGGTTTTGATAACGGGTCAAGTCAGTTTTGACGATAATTCTTTAAAGCGTTTTGAAGCCTTAAAAGAATTATCCGAAGAATGGGTTGTAATTGATGGTTTTAAGCGTGTATTCCCAAGTTTAGCTCACCTTTCTAAAATTTTAACTGCTGTCAAGAAGCATAAAATTGAGGTTTTCCATGTTCATGGTTACTCAATGCTTTTTTTAGCGCTTGTGCTTAAGATGTTAACTGGTATCAGATGCATTTCGACATTTCATCTTCTCAAATCTATACACTTAGGTAAATCTCTAGAAGGCAAAGATCGTAGATTTCAAAAATCTTTTTTGCAAACATATCTCAAGATTTTTTCTCCCCATGTTTTCATTGCTATTTCCTCTGAGATTGAGCAATGGTTAATTCAAGATATTGGAATTGCTAAATCAAAAGTTAAAAAAGTTTTTAATGGTATTGACTCTAACTATTTTCGTCCTCCTAGTAATGAAGAGATAGAACAAACAAGAGCTAAGCTTAATTTATCTAATCAAGATTTTGTGATCACTTTAGTTGGGAGAACTCAATGGGAAAAAGGACACAAGCTTTTAATTGATGCAGTTAATCAGATTGCCAACAGTAATCCCAGCTATTCTTTTAAATGTATGTTTGCTGGTTCAGGCGACCAGAAAGTAGAGATAGAAAATTATGCATTATCTAACAAAGAAAATTGTCATATATTTATGTTTTTAGGCTATGTGAACGAACCCCGTAATGTGTATTGGAGTTCAGATGTTATTGTTTTACCAAGCCAAGCTGAAGGCTTTCCTCTAGTAATTGTAGAGTCAATGGCTTGTGGGGTATTACCAATACGCACACCTGCTGCTGGAGCTTATGATCAAATTGAAGATGGAATAAGTGGGTTCATAATTCCTTTTAATGATTTAGAAGCTCTATCATCAAAACTGCTCCAACTGGCTGAAAATCCTGAGATGCGATCGCGTATGGTGGAAACAACGCTTAAATTATCACAAAAGTTTACCCTAGAAACGATGACTGCCGAGACAATCGCCGCCTATGAAGAGGCAATTACATAA
- a CDS encoding glycosyltransferase family 2 protein encodes MKITVVVPTYQRPLDLARCLTAFKVQIRSVDELWVIVRDTDHATWQFLEDYERGNLPLQIATVSASGVIAAMNIGLESATGDIVAFTDDDAAPHPSWLQKIEAYYLADKKVGGVGGRDWVYHGTQLEDGSKPVVGKLHWFGRLIGNHHIGIGEGREVDVLKGVNMSFRRKAIADLRFDQRMRGSGAQVHFEVVFSLTLRQQGWKLIYDPQIAVDHFPAQRFDEDQRNSFNAEAKINAVHNETVALLGYLPPLRRFVFAIWAIAIGTSEAFGVLQWLRYLPKEGDMARQKLWASWLGRWQGWQTYSVKLSNKLQ; translated from the coding sequence ATGAAAATAACTGTGGTTGTTCCGACTTATCAACGTCCGCTAGACCTAGCCCGCTGCTTGACTGCATTTAAAGTACAGATTCGTTCAGTAGATGAATTGTGGGTGATTGTTCGTGATACAGATCATGCAACTTGGCAATTTTTGGAAGATTATGAACGAGGGAATTTGCCTTTGCAGATAGCGACAGTCTCAGCATCTGGAGTCATTGCGGCGATGAATATTGGTCTGGAATCAGCAACTGGCGATATTGTGGCTTTTACAGATGATGATGCTGCACCCCATCCTAGTTGGTTACAGAAGATAGAAGCTTACTATCTGGCAGACAAGAAAGTTGGAGGAGTTGGTGGGCGGGATTGGGTGTATCATGGTACACAACTAGAAGATGGTTCTAAGCCCGTTGTGGGTAAGTTACATTGGTTTGGGCGCTTGATTGGTAATCATCATATTGGGATCGGGGAGGGACGCGAAGTAGATGTACTTAAGGGCGTAAACATGAGCTTTCGACGTAAGGCGATCGCTGATTTACGCTTCGATCAAAGAATGCGAGGATCGGGTGCTCAGGTGCATTTTGAGGTGGTCTTTTCGTTAACCTTAAGGCAGCAGGGTTGGAAATTAATATACGATCCCCAGATTGCTGTAGATCACTTTCCTGCTCAGCGTTTTGATGAAGATCAAAGAAATTCTTTTAATGCTGAGGCGAAGATCAATGCTGTACATAATGAGACTGTGGCATTATTAGGCTATTTACCACCTTTACGAAGATTTGTTTTTGCGATTTGGGCGATCGCAATCGGGACATCGGAAGCTTTTGGCGTATTGCAGTGGCTGAGATACTTACCTAAAGAAGGGGATATGGCGCGACAAAAATTATGGGCTTCTTGGCTTGGCCGCTGGCAGGGTTGGCAAACTTACAGCGTAAAGCTCTCAAACAAACTCCAGTAA
- a CDS encoding TIGR02652 family protein produces MRTVTSVQQYPIFGSEIKCPHCRQIIPALILTDTYLCPRHGAFEVQPNCKDLVHLQSDRQWRLWNDEWYRQHTHPDGIRFEIHESIDRLYTQGYRAIKVTIAHRYIGLVDPYLENTSIVSSSQSLYGLNVEFSPPEEQEPRWGIINFELEKELGVPKGYPYFRSF; encoded by the coding sequence ATGAGGACAGTCACTTCGGTGCAGCAATATCCGATTTTTGGTTCTGAGATTAAATGTCCTCACTGTCGGCAAATTATTCCTGCCTTGATTTTGACTGACACATATCTTTGTCCCAGACATGGGGCTTTTGAAGTTCAGCCCAACTGCAAAGATTTAGTCCATCTCCAATCCGATCGTCAATGGCGGCTATGGAACGACGAATGGTATCGGCAACATACCCATCCTGATGGGATTCGTTTTGAAATTCATGAAAGTATAGATCGCCTTTATACTCAGGGTTATCGAGCAATCAAGGTGACTATTGCTCATCGCTACATTGGGCTAGTTGATCCTTATCTTGAAAATACGTCCATAGTTTCTAGTTCCCAAAGTTTGTACGGCTTAAACGTAGAGTTTAGCCCACCAGAAGAACAAGAGCCACGCTGGGGAATTATTAACTTTGAATTAGAAAAGGAATTGGGAGTCCCCAAAGGATATCCATATTTTCGTTCTTTCTAG
- a CDS encoding ATP-binding protein — translation MAKANPKAQWGSVLNRANHAEKYLRWFVEFCPIPIAMFDRNLNYILVSQPWVKMLGIPRLKLIGTNLYESLPKALSHRHGLERCLSGGQMHYTAEVEITFRGESASNFQWDVQPWYNDDGSADGIIVASHALAAPQTALLKNQLAEEIAERLYLEDAFNKIGTALESANDAICITDGEGQAIYTNLAFSDLFAYSLSTLKKTTNLRPLFIDEQTAQVIHAAVMHGGTWTSEIEMRDRDHQHIPISLKVNPVKNPSGEVIGITYICTNIRDRKAAEAEINKSFAALGATLEATADGILVLDAIGNIIICNQKFVDLWQIPDRIFRSNDDSYILKYVAKRISSAQYLHQFGKGLGIDQNSFEIVELDDGRTLECYSQPQNVLDSCAGRVWSLRDITERLAAEALVRASEEKYRLQAEKLQHALQELKSTQSQLIQAEKMSGLGQLVAGIAHEINNPVNFIYGNLSYADTYTSELLNLVEIYRTHYPAPVEAVQVKLEEMDIDFLADDFVKLVGSIRIGAERIQKIVQSLNKFSRSDEEGCKSVDIHEGIDSTLMILQSRLKATPHRPEIKIEKNYAQLPDVECYAGQLNQVFMNLLTNAIDALEEDAEANGVWQIVNEQPQWIRQDGKVSKILIQTEILADAQNSDMQRGDRLVIKISDNGNGIPDELRNRLFDLFFTTKPVGKGTGLGLSIAYQIVTEHHGGKLSFSSEIGKGTEFAIEIPIQQTKN, via the coding sequence ATGGCAAAAGCCAACCCAAAAGCCCAGTGGGGATCAGTTTTAAACCGCGCAAACCACGCAGAAAAGTATCTTCGGTGGTTCGTTGAGTTTTGTCCAATACCGATCGCGATGTTTGATCGCAATCTAAATTACATATTAGTTAGTCAGCCTTGGGTCAAAATGCTTGGTATTCCTCGCCTTAAGCTGATTGGCACAAATCTCTATGAATCACTACCAAAAGCGCTCTCCCATAGACATGGATTAGAGCGATGCTTAAGTGGTGGTCAGATGCATTACACAGCAGAAGTTGAGATTACATTTCGCGGAGAATCGGCTAGTAATTTTCAGTGGGATGTCCAGCCTTGGTATAACGATGATGGCTCGGCAGATGGGATTATAGTTGCTAGCCATGCTTTAGCTGCTCCTCAGACTGCCTTACTAAAGAATCAGCTAGCCGAAGAAATTGCGGAAAGGCTGTATCTTGAAGATGCTTTTAATAAAATTGGCACGGCACTTGAAAGTGCTAATGATGCGATTTGTATTACTGATGGGGAAGGACAAGCAATTTATACCAATCTTGCTTTTAGCGATCTATTTGCCTATAGTTTATCGACCTTAAAGAAAACAACCAATTTACGACCTCTATTTATTGATGAGCAAACTGCTCAAGTAATTCATGCGGCAGTGATGCATGGCGGCACTTGGACAAGTGAAATAGAAATGCGCGATCGCGATCATCAGCATATTCCTATTTCCTTAAAAGTAAATCCTGTCAAAAATCCATCTGGAGAGGTGATTGGCATAACTTATATTTGTACAAATATCCGCGATCGCAAAGCTGCTGAAGCAGAAATCAACAAAAGTTTTGCCGCTCTCGGTGCGACACTTGAGGCAACAGCCGATGGTATTTTGGTACTAGATGCGATCGGCAATATTATTATTTGCAATCAAAAATTTGTCGATCTTTGGCAGATTCCTGATCGCATTTTTAGATCCAATGACGACTCATATATTCTCAAGTATGTTGCCAAGCGGATTAGCTCGGCTCAATATTTGCATCAATTTGGCAAAGGACTTGGTATTGACCAGAATAGCTTTGAGATTGTCGAGTTAGATGATGGTAGAACCCTAGAATGCTATTCGCAACCACAAAACGTTTTGGACAGTTGCGCGGGGCGAGTTTGGAGTTTACGCGACATTACTGAACGCCTTGCGGCTGAAGCGCTAGTCCGTGCCTCCGAAGAAAAATATCGCCTCCAAGCTGAGAAGCTACAACATGCTTTGCAAGAGTTAAAAAGTACACAATCGCAACTGATTCAAGCCGAGAAAATGTCTGGGTTGGGTCAGTTAGTAGCAGGGATAGCCCATGAGATTAATAATCCTGTAAATTTTATTTATGGAAATCTCTCCTATGCCGACACCTATACATCCGAGTTATTGAACCTTGTTGAAATTTATCGTACTCATTATCCAGCGCCTGTCGAGGCAGTACAGGTAAAGCTGGAAGAGATGGATATTGATTTTCTTGCTGATGACTTTGTGAAGTTGGTCGGTTCAATTCGGATTGGCGCAGAGCGAATTCAAAAGATTGTGCAATCACTAAATAAATTTTCTCGTAGTGATGAAGAAGGATGCAAATCTGTTGATATTCATGAGGGGATTGATAGCACTTTGATGATCTTGCAAAGTCGTCTGAAGGCGACTCCTCATCGTCCTGAGATTAAGATTGAAAAAAATTATGCGCAGCTTCCTGATGTTGAATGCTATGCGGGACAGCTAAATCAAGTCTTTATGAATCTGCTCACCAATGCGATCGATGCTCTTGAAGAAGATGCTGAAGCAAATGGAGTTTGGCAGATCGTGAATGAGCAGCCTCAATGGATTAGGCAAGATGGAAAGGTTTCCAAAATTTTAATCCAGACAGAGATTCTTGCAGATGCTCAAAATAGCGATATGCAGAGGGGCGATCGCTTGGTCATCAAAATTTCTGATAATGGCAATGGAATTCCTGACGAATTGCGCAATCGCTTGTTTGACCTGTTCTTCACGACTAAGCCTGTGGGTAAAGGTACGGGCTTAGGGCTATCGATCGCTTATCAGATCGTTACTGAACATCATGGCGGCAAGTTGTCCTTTAGTTCAGAAATAGGTAAGGGTACTGAATTCGCGATTGAGATTCCCATACAACAAACCAAGAATTGA
- a CDS encoding MotA/TolQ/ExbB proton channel family protein, with amino-acid sequence MIELIKAGGPVMYPLIALSVFALAGIMERLIFWFAIIKQERKTAENILAIARQDLKLASVAAEQSLNVPVARFLYAPLALEDPDPELFRLALESTADEELAGMLKGEKLLEASITLAPLLGLLGTVTGLISSFGSLKIGDVAANTKSGSLTQGIAEALITTATGLIIAIFTSAFHRLFLALQDEQAKLFMKVGNQLELAYRQQFQKLSK; translated from the coding sequence GTGATTGAGTTGATCAAGGCAGGTGGGCCAGTCATGTACCCACTCATAGCTCTATCAGTGTTTGCATTGGCTGGGATCATGGAGCGACTAATTTTTTGGTTTGCCATCATCAAGCAAGAGCGAAAAACTGCCGAAAATATTTTGGCGATCGCGCGTCAAGACTTAAAATTAGCATCAGTTGCGGCGGAGCAATCTTTAAATGTTCCCGTAGCGAGGTTTCTCTATGCTCCTTTAGCCTTGGAAGATCCCGATCCTGAACTATTTCGGCTCGCGCTTGAAAGTACTGCCGACGAAGAATTAGCGGGAATGCTTAAGGGCGAAAAGTTGCTCGAAGCTTCGATCACGCTCGCGCCTTTGTTAGGGCTTTTAGGGACTGTGACTGGACTAATCAGTTCCTTCGGTTCTCTCAAAATTGGTGATGTTGCGGCAAATACGAAGTCTGGCTCCCTAACCCAAGGGATTGCAGAGGCATTAATTACAACTGCAACAGGTTTAATTATTGCAATTTTTACATCTGCATTTCACCGTTTATTTTTGGCACTGCAAGATGAGCAAGCCAAGCTATTTATGAAGGTTGGCAATCAGTTAGAGCTTGCCTATCGCCAGCAATTCCAAAAGTTATCAAAGTAA
- the rbfA gene encoding 30S ribosome-binding factor RbfA, with the protein MATTRRVARVAELIKREVSNMLLKDIKDDRVGMGMVSVTDAELSGDLQHVKIFVSIYGTEEARAQTMEALASATGFIKREVGQRLSLRRVPEVVFHEDRSFERGVKVLSLINQLSREREERESTAEEKESSTSD; encoded by the coding sequence ATGGCTACTACAAGACGAGTTGCTCGCGTTGCTGAATTAATTAAGCGAGAAGTCAGCAACATGTTGCTGAAAGATATTAAGGACGATCGCGTGGGTATGGGCATGGTCAGTGTCACCGATGCCGAGCTATCAGGCGATCTCCAACATGTGAAAATTTTTGTCAGTATTTACGGTACTGAAGAAGCAAGAGCACAAACTATGGAAGCGCTAGCTTCAGCTACAGGCTTTATCAAGCGTGAAGTTGGGCAGCGATTATCATTGCGCCGCGTACCTGAAGTTGTATTCCATGAAGATCGCTCCTTTGAGCGCGGTGTCAAAGTACTCTCACTAATTAATCAGCTTAGCCGAGAACGTGAAGAAAGGGAGTCAACCGCAGAAGAAAAGGAGTCTAGTACAAGTGATTGA
- a CDS encoding DUF6464 family protein, protein MLSIMLDIIIILLVGVAPPILSLWMLHRTQAHYRQINSAAISTPILPKLKALPPAEMTCIDGFGYVIGKVSCKYNARSPYIRCAVNPSGPCQDCRHYDSL, encoded by the coding sequence ATGTTAAGCATTATGTTAGATATCATCATCATCTTACTAGTGGGTGTAGCACCACCAATCCTATCCCTTTGGATGCTTCATCGTACCCAAGCTCATTATCGGCAAATAAATTCGGCGGCTATCTCCACTCCCATACTACCAAAGCTTAAAGCATTACCACCTGCCGAGATGACCTGCATTGATGGCTTTGGATATGTGATTGGAAAAGTTAGCTGCAAATATAATGCGCGATCACCTTACATTCGCTGTGCGGTCAATCCTAGTGGACCCTGTCAGGATTGTCGTCATTACGACAGCCTATGA